A single region of the Kocuria rosea genome encodes:
- a CDS encoding MFS transporter — translation MRALVISGMALIAATYGLARFGYGLFLPRFTETFQMGSAVSGLIQAGSFLSFCLAAVLASRLAARPRLVVVCAGATATLGTAGVAASPTAVVLAVSVVLAGAGAGFATPGLVTLIERNLAPERQESAQTVVNAGTGAGIVVAGLLMLLTIDQWRLGWAAIAVLVAAATVATLRADQSAHRSPTAEGPARVRVRDLVSLALPIAAAALAGASSAAIWTFGRTAMAESGTGEESYSIAAWMVLGAFGVLGAAAGKIVQVWSLRTAWVSTAVAMAGATVVLGAAPGAPLAAFVSAAVFGAGYTALSGVLIVWAARVIPDRVSEGTAVLFIALAVGQAAGSVLLGVLFDPAAPVLAFAVAGALGILAVLPALSGRSGARSSRTTPAPHPEGAGSPRA, via the coding sequence ATGCGAGCTCTGGTGATCAGCGGGATGGCACTGATCGCGGCGACCTACGGGCTGGCGCGCTTCGGCTACGGCCTCTTCCTGCCCCGGTTCACCGAGACCTTCCAGATGGGCTCGGCCGTCTCCGGGCTCATCCAGGCCGGGAGCTTCCTCTCCTTCTGCCTCGCCGCGGTGCTCGCCTCGCGCCTGGCCGCCCGCCCGCGCCTGGTCGTGGTGTGCGCGGGGGCGACGGCCACGCTGGGCACGGCAGGCGTGGCGGCCTCGCCCACCGCGGTCGTCCTCGCGGTGAGTGTGGTGCTCGCCGGTGCCGGCGCCGGGTTCGCCACCCCGGGCCTGGTCACGCTCATCGAGCGCAACCTCGCTCCGGAGCGCCAGGAGAGCGCCCAGACGGTCGTCAACGCCGGCACCGGAGCGGGCATCGTCGTCGCAGGCCTCCTCATGCTCCTCACGATCGACCAGTGGCGCCTGGGATGGGCGGCCATCGCCGTCCTGGTGGCAGCGGCCACCGTGGCCACCCTCCGGGCGGACCAGTCCGCGCACCGGTCTCCGACCGCGGAGGGGCCTGCACGGGTGCGGGTCCGTGACCTGGTGTCGCTGGCCCTGCCCATCGCCGCGGCGGCGCTCGCCGGCGCCTCGAGTGCTGCGATCTGGACCTTCGGGCGCACGGCCATGGCCGAGTCCGGCACGGGCGAGGAGTCCTATTCCATTGCGGCCTGGATGGTCCTGGGGGCGTTCGGCGTGCTGGGCGCCGCCGCCGGGAAGATCGTCCAGGTCTGGAGCCTGCGGACGGCGTGGGTCTCGACCGCGGTGGCCATGGCCGGCGCGACCGTCGTCCTGGGCGCGGCGCCGGGGGCGCCTCTCGCCGCGTTCGTCTCCGCGGCCGTGTTCGGGGCCGGCTACACCGCCCTGTCCGGCGTCCTCATCGTCTGGGCCGCGCGGGTGATTCCCGATCGCGTGTCCGAGGGCACCGCCGTGCTGTTCATCGCCCTCGCCGTCGGTCAGGCGGCCGGCTCGGTCCTCCTGGGCGTCCTGTTCGATCCCGCCGCCCCGGTCCTGGCCTTCGCCGTGGCCGGTGCGCTCGGGATCCTCGCGGTGCTGCCCGCCCTGAGCGGCCGGTCCGGGGCGCGGTCCTCCCGCACCACGCCGGCCCCGCACCCCGAGGGGGCCGGCAGCCCGCGGGCCTGA
- a CDS encoding Lrp/AsnC family transcriptional regulator, whose amino-acid sequence MDDPMDVRLATEVSHDPRATLAQLSERVGLSVSAVQARLRKLESSGVIAGYQAILDPEAIGKPLAAFIEITPLDPRQPDNAPELLQSITAIEACHSVAGDSAYMLFVRVASPKALEALVNEVRHVASVNTRTTVVLQTFYEHRPMLSPVEA is encoded by the coding sequence ATGGACGACCCCATGGATGTGCGACTGGCAACCGAGGTGTCCCACGACCCGCGCGCCACCCTCGCCCAGTTGTCCGAGCGGGTCGGCCTCTCGGTCTCGGCCGTGCAGGCGCGCCTGCGCAAGCTCGAGAGCAGCGGGGTGATCGCCGGGTACCAAGCGATCCTCGACCCCGAGGCCATCGGCAAGCCGCTCGCGGCCTTCATCGAGATCACGCCCCTCGATCCCCGCCAGCCCGACAACGCCCCCGAGCTCCTGCAGTCGATCACGGCGATCGAGGCCTGCCACTCGGTGGCCGGGGACTCCGCCTACATGCTGTTCGTCCGGGTGGCTTCGCCGAAGGCGCTCGAGGCCCTCGTCAACGAGGTGCGCCACGTGGCCTCCGTGAACACCCGCACCACCGTGGTGCTGCAAACCTTCTACGAGCACCGGCCGATGCTCTCCCCTGTCGAGGCCTGA
- a CDS encoding SDR family NAD(P)-dependent oxidoreductase, whose protein sequence is MQRGCFDPARVQRAPQRHDDVVGNGVLPVLLEPAVAIRARPGEHGVMTPLGRTRTALVTGSTSGIGAATARTLAARGWYVGVTGRDRARGDGVVAGIRDRGGRADFIASELTAPADDLRAFARAAAQTLGGHVDTLVHNAAVCPAVDTLSLTDADLEAALAVNVRAPHVLTAALAPGMVENGSGAIVVIGSWMAHVGSPVVGLYSATKAAQIQLARSWAAEFGSHGVRVNTVSPGATRSPVNAPADDVIARITAATPAGRPGTPEEIAAAVAWIVSDDAAYLHGAEIHVDGGITSTRRI, encoded by the coding sequence GTGCAGAGGGGTTGCTTCGATCCTGCCCGGGTGCAGCGGGCGCCGCAGCGCCACGACGACGTCGTCGGGAACGGCGTGCTGCCCGTCCTGCTCGAGCCGGCTGTGGCCATCCGGGCTCGCCCCGGCGAGCATGGGGTCATGACACCACTGGGACGAACCCGCACCGCTCTGGTCACCGGCTCCACCAGCGGCATCGGTGCCGCCACCGCACGGACACTGGCGGCTCGAGGGTGGTACGTCGGCGTCACGGGCCGTGACCGCGCCCGCGGGGACGGCGTGGTGGCCGGGATCCGCGACCGCGGAGGGCGGGCGGACTTCATCGCCTCCGAGCTCACCGCCCCCGCGGACGACCTCCGGGCCTTCGCCCGCGCGGCCGCGCAGACCCTGGGCGGTCACGTCGACACGCTGGTCCACAACGCCGCCGTGTGCCCCGCCGTGGACACCCTCTCCCTCACCGACGCGGATCTCGAGGCCGCGCTCGCCGTCAACGTGCGTGCCCCGCACGTGCTCACGGCCGCCCTGGCGCCGGGGATGGTCGAGAACGGCAGCGGGGCAATCGTCGTCATCGGCTCGTGGATGGCCCACGTCGGCAGCCCTGTCGTGGGGCTGTACTCGGCGACGAAGGCGGCGCAGATCCAGCTCGCGCGCAGTTGGGCGGCGGAGTTCGGGTCGCACGGTGTGCGGGTCAACACCGTCTCTCCCGGAGCGACGCGGTCCCCGGTCAACGCCCCGGCCGACGACGTGATCGCCCGGATCACGGCCGCCACTCCCGCCGGGCGTCCCGGGACCCCGGAGGAGATCGCCGCCGCCGTCGCCTGGATCGTCTCCGACGACGCCGCCTACCTCCACGGCGCCGAGATCCACGTGGACGGCGGCATCACCAGCACCCGGCGGATCTGA
- a CDS encoding SDR family NAD(P)-dependent oxidoreductase — protein sequence MTDLTGRTVLIAGATSASGLAAARTLTSAGARVVATGRHAEKLVPLAALGAHPETLDLADERAVLDLARRLHDRGRPVDGLLHLVGGWRGGGGLAGQTEEDYRVLETSFTALRHLSRAFDDDLRASPAGRLAIVSSTAVNRPLAGGANYAAVKAASEAWTRAVAQGYAKGAREAGEPLRAAAVIFRVKALAGLEDRLANAYAGLWDAEAPELNDSTIELQENG from the coding sequence ATGACCGACCTGACCGGGCGCACCGTCCTGATCGCCGGCGCCACCAGTGCGTCCGGTCTGGCGGCGGCGCGGACCCTGACCTCGGCCGGGGCCCGCGTCGTCGCCACGGGGCGCCACGCGGAGAAGCTCGTCCCCCTCGCAGCACTGGGGGCGCACCCGGAGACGCTGGACCTCGCCGACGAGCGCGCCGTGCTCGACCTCGCCCGCCGGCTGCACGACCGCGGCCGGCCGGTCGACGGGCTCCTCCACCTTGTCGGAGGATGGCGCGGCGGCGGTGGGCTCGCCGGGCAGACGGAGGAGGACTACCGCGTGCTGGAGACCTCCTTCACCGCGCTGCGCCACCTGAGCCGCGCCTTCGACGACGACCTGCGGGCCTCGCCGGCGGGCCGGCTGGCGATCGTGTCCTCGACCGCGGTGAACCGTCCCCTGGCGGGCGGCGCCAACTACGCCGCGGTGAAGGCCGCGAGCGAGGCGTGGACCCGGGCGGTGGCGCAGGGCTATGCGAAGGGCGCCCGCGAGGCCGGCGAGCCGCTGCGCGCCGCGGCCGTGATCTTCCGGGTGAAGGCCCTGGCCGGTCTGGAGGACCGGCTCGCGAACGCCTACGCCGGGCTCTGGGACGCCGAGGCCCCGGAACTGAACGACTCCACCATCGAACTCCAGGAGAATGGATGA
- a CDS encoding TetR/AcrR family transcriptional regulator yields the protein MTTVPRLPARTRLLQAADRVLFDRGIRATPVDELLREAEVSAATLYTHFGSKDALVAEALRVRLADWRSVWDQHVVAAADDTARLLAVFDALASYRRDQPHPARWCAFLAAATELPEAADEIGAVLAADTALLTERLLHLSRPLAGGRAQDLADEVLLAYGGTLAAFLRGTPRSPIEVGRRLASAAVRAHRRA from the coding sequence GTGACCACCGTCCCGCGACTCCCCGCGCGCACCCGGCTGCTGCAGGCGGCTGACCGCGTGCTGTTCGACCGCGGCATCCGGGCCACGCCCGTCGACGAGCTGCTGCGCGAGGCGGAGGTCTCGGCAGCCACCCTGTACACGCACTTCGGCAGCAAGGACGCCCTGGTGGCCGAGGCGCTGCGGGTCCGGCTGGCGGACTGGCGGTCGGTCTGGGACCAGCACGTGGTCGCGGCCGCCGACGACACGGCGCGGCTGCTCGCGGTGTTCGATGCCCTGGCCTCCTACCGGCGGGACCAGCCCCACCCGGCGCGCTGGTGCGCCTTCCTGGCCGCGGCCACCGAGCTTCCCGAGGCCGCGGACGAGATCGGCGCCGTCCTGGCCGCGGACACCGCCCTCCTCACCGAGCGACTCCTGCACCTCTCCCGGCCCCTCGCCGGGGGACGCGCCCAGGACCTGGCCGACGAGGTCCTCCTGGCCTACGGCGGGACCCTGGCCGCCTTCCTCCGCGGCACCCCGCGCTCACCGATCGAGGTCGGCCGCCGCCTGGCCTCCGCCGCGGTCCGAGCCCACCGCCGCGCCTGA
- a CDS encoding phenylacetate--CoA ligase family protein yields MGTRRSAAAGARGASATWVWWDARRAHRKGPEALRRRQRERLAELVAFAREHSAYYRRLYQGLPGRVEDVTSLPVTDKRQLMAHFDEVATDPAVTLTAVQEFVADPARIGERFAGRYLVATTAGTTGTRGLFVLDDRYRAVTSGMMARLSAGWLSGRDLVRLTVRGGRFAAVVATGGHFLAVATSTREMRERPRRHRRLRILSIHRPLPELVAELNAFGPLMLGAYASVLRLLASEQEAGRLRLRPVLVLSTAEGLPPDERTRIERAFGAPVREVYGCTEIGYAASSCARGWLHLVEDWVVLEPVDAEHRPVPPGTVSHTVLMTNLANRVQPIIRYDVGDRVLMKPEPCDCGNPAPALRVQGRASDVLAFPDDDGRGLVAVPPLALGTVIDRVPGVELFQVVQTAPAGLRVRLLPAAGEDPEQVWAAALSAVTDLLGDLGLGHVAVDRAPEAPQQSTGGKYRTVVPLPAP; encoded by the coding sequence ATGGGGACACGACGGAGCGCGGCGGCTGGCGCCCGGGGGGCCAGCGCGACCTGGGTGTGGTGGGACGCCCGCCGGGCCCACCGCAAGGGTCCGGAGGCGCTCCGCCGGCGGCAGCGGGAGCGGCTGGCCGAGCTCGTGGCCTTCGCGCGGGAGCACTCCGCCTACTACCGGCGGCTCTACCAGGGCCTGCCGGGGCGGGTCGAGGACGTCACCTCCCTGCCGGTGACGGACAAACGGCAGCTGATGGCCCACTTCGACGAGGTCGCCACGGACCCGGCTGTGACCCTGACGGCGGTCCAGGAGTTCGTGGCGGACCCGGCCAGGATCGGTGAGCGGTTCGCCGGGAGGTACCTGGTGGCCACCACCGCCGGCACCACCGGCACCCGGGGTCTCTTCGTGCTCGACGACCGGTACCGGGCGGTGACCTCGGGGATGATGGCCCGGCTGTCCGCGGGCTGGCTGTCCGGGCGGGACCTGGTGCGGCTCACGGTGCGCGGGGGCCGGTTCGCCGCGGTCGTGGCCACCGGCGGGCACTTCCTGGCCGTGGCCACCAGCACCCGGGAGATGCGGGAGCGACCGCGGCGCCACCGCCGGCTCAGGATCCTCTCGATCCACCGGCCGCTGCCCGAGCTGGTGGCCGAGCTCAACGCCTTCGGCCCGCTCATGCTCGGCGCCTACGCCAGTGTGCTGCGCCTGCTGGCCTCCGAGCAGGAGGCCGGGCGGCTGCGCCTGCGCCCGGTGCTGGTGCTCAGCACCGCCGAGGGTCTGCCGCCGGACGAGCGCACCCGGATCGAGCGGGCCTTCGGGGCGCCCGTGCGGGAGGTCTACGGGTGCACCGAGATCGGCTACGCGGCCTCGAGCTGCGCCCGGGGCTGGCTGCACCTGGTCGAGGACTGGGTCGTTCTCGAACCCGTCGACGCCGAGCACCGTCCCGTCCCGCCCGGGACCGTCTCGCACACGGTGCTGATGACGAACCTGGCCAACCGGGTCCAGCCGATCATCCGCTACGACGTCGGCGACCGGGTCCTGATGAAGCCGGAACCGTGCGACTGCGGGAACCCGGCCCCGGCCCTGCGCGTGCAGGGCCGGGCCTCGGACGTCCTCGCCTTCCCCGACGACGACGGGCGGGGCCTGGTCGCGGTGCCCCCGCTCGCGCTGGGGACCGTCATCGACCGCGTCCCGGGCGTGGAGCTGTTCCAGGTCGTGCAGACCGCCCCTGCCGGCCTGCGGGTGCGGCTGCTCCCGGCGGCCGGCGAGGACCCCGAGCAGGTGTGGGCCGCCGCGCTGAGCGCCGTCACCGATCTGCTCGGCGACCTGGGCCTGGGGCACGTCGCCGTCGACCGGGCCCCGGAGGCACCGCAGCAGAGCACCGGCGGCAAGTACCGCACCGTCGTCCCGCTCCCCGCACCATGA
- a CDS encoding YczE/YyaS/YitT family protein, protein MNWSPRALARSIDGPGSRRLPRRLVQLFAGLVLYGITMGMLVRAELGVIPWDVLHQGLSRQFGLSMGTVVIVVSVLLLLLWIPLRERPGLGTLSNAVVVGLVLDATLAVLPPVESLPLRVLLVLAGVLLNAVATAAYIGVHLGAGPRDGLMTGLVRRTGGSVRVVRTSIEVVVVLAGWVLGGTVGLGTVLYALAIGPLVQILLPRLSVRLHR, encoded by the coding sequence ATGAACTGGAGTCCGCGCGCCCTCGCCCGCTCGATCGACGGGCCGGGGTCGCGCCGGCTGCCCCGGCGGCTCGTGCAGCTCTTCGCCGGGCTGGTGCTCTACGGCATCACCATGGGGATGCTCGTGCGGGCGGAGCTCGGTGTCATCCCGTGGGACGTGCTGCACCAGGGGCTGTCCCGGCAGTTCGGGCTGAGCATGGGCACGGTGGTCATCGTGGTCAGCGTGCTGCTGCTGCTTCTCTGGATCCCGCTGCGCGAGCGGCCCGGGCTGGGCACCCTCAGCAACGCCGTGGTGGTCGGGCTGGTGCTCGACGCGACCCTGGCGGTGCTGCCTCCGGTCGAGTCCTTGCCGCTGCGGGTGCTGCTCGTGCTCGCCGGCGTGCTCCTCAACGCCGTGGCGACCGCCGCCTACATCGGGGTGCACCTGGGCGCCGGCCCGCGGGACGGGCTGATGACCGGCCTGGTCCGGCGCACCGGGGGATCGGTGCGCGTGGTCCGCACCTCGATCGAGGTGGTCGTGGTGCTCGCCGGGTGGGTGCTCGGCGGCACCGTGGGACTGGGCACGGTGCTCTACGCCCTGGCCATCGGCCCGCTGGTCCAGATCCTGCTGCCCCGGCTGAGCGTCCGTCTCCACCGCTGA
- a CDS encoding DUF6421 family protein — protein sequence MSTSLQAVQAIIGEPEVVEDARTVESSPAWLRLRSAATALQALQVKDGSIPELADHPTAREHVEVIVASIAELAPLFPHDAAYLAALPRDFARWADGGFGEPDFLDSLVEFQPQQHRVDGIRHLVVFPMHTQNGSANRHVEALIVEAIWPEFIAELEAGHYGNKLFVSLRLIDFTPGYDSNSAVLFPETVAVREIPTFTWGAIFQDREAARYRRVVTAAAGITKLDLPEDAAALLADQDLAEKTFVMWDIIHDRTHMRGDLPFDPFMIKQRMPFFLYSLEELRCDLTAFRESVTIERALTARRAAGEELTEIEEQTRRHGKLVQYAVIFDRIFRFAITGSRVRNYDGLGGQLLFAWLHRKHVLQWRDVELSFDWDRVADAVVELGEAIDQLYWESIDRPKTVHWMKAYELIASVVPPNPASVWAEGLPREVLAGPPRGYTDLVLDDEFPLSMFFEALDKKMKGVIASTAGIRATDA from the coding sequence ATGTCCACGTCTCTGCAGGCGGTGCAGGCCATCATCGGCGAACCTGAGGTCGTGGAGGATGCCCGCACCGTGGAGTCGAGCCCGGCCTGGCTCCGGCTCCGGTCGGCGGCCACCGCCCTGCAGGCCCTGCAGGTCAAGGACGGGTCGATCCCCGAGCTCGCCGACCACCCGACGGCGCGCGAGCACGTCGAGGTGATCGTGGCGTCGATCGCCGAGCTCGCCCCGCTCTTCCCGCACGACGCGGCGTACCTGGCGGCCCTGCCCCGCGACTTCGCACGCTGGGCGGACGGCGGCTTCGGGGAGCCGGACTTCCTCGACTCCCTCGTCGAGTTCCAGCCGCAGCAGCACCGCGTGGACGGCATCCGGCATCTCGTCGTGTTCCCCATGCACACCCAGAACGGCTCGGCGAACCGGCACGTCGAGGCCCTGATCGTCGAGGCGATCTGGCCGGAGTTCATCGCCGAGCTCGAGGCCGGGCACTACGGCAACAAGCTGTTCGTGTCCCTGCGGCTGATCGACTTCACCCCGGGCTACGACTCGAACTCCGCGGTCCTGTTCCCCGAGACGGTCGCCGTGCGGGAGATCCCGACGTTCACCTGGGGCGCCATCTTCCAGGACCGTGAGGCGGCACGCTACCGCCGCGTGGTCACCGCAGCCGCCGGCATCACGAAGCTGGACCTGCCCGAGGACGCCGCGGCGCTGCTCGCCGATCAGGATCTCGCCGAGAAGACCTTCGTGATGTGGGACATCATCCACGACCGCACGCACATGCGCGGCGACCTGCCGTTCGACCCGTTCATGATCAAGCAGCGGATGCCGTTCTTCCTGTACTCCCTGGAGGAGCTGCGCTGCGACCTGACGGCGTTCCGGGAGTCGGTGACGATCGAGCGTGCGCTCACGGCGCGGCGAGCGGCCGGCGAGGAGCTCACCGAGATCGAGGAGCAGACCCGCCGGCACGGGAAGCTCGTGCAGTACGCGGTGATCTTCGACCGGATCTTCCGTTTCGCGATCACCGGTTCGCGGGTGCGCAACTACGACGGGCTGGGCGGGCAGCTGCTGTTCGCCTGGCTCCACCGGAAGCACGTCCTGCAGTGGCGTGACGTCGAGCTCAGCTTCGACTGGGACCGGGTCGCGGACGCGGTCGTCGAGCTCGGCGAGGCCATCGACCAGCTGTACTGGGAGTCGATCGACCGGCCGAAGACGGTGCACTGGATGAAGGCGTACGAGCTCATCGCCTCCGTGGTCCCTCCGAACCCCGCATCGGTGTGGGCGGAGGGGCTCCCCCGCGAGGTGCTGGCCGGGCCGCCGCGAGGCTACACGGACCTGGTGCTGGACGACGAGTTCCCGCTGTCGATGTTCTTCGAGGCGCTCGACAAGAAGATGAAGGGCGTCATCGCGTCGACGGCCGGCATCCGCGCCACGGACGCCTGA
- a CDS encoding response regulator transcription factor has translation MNPGTDAAAGRVLVVDDEKPLAQMVATYLARGGYEVATVHTGPDAVDAARDRSPDVVVLDLGLPGLDGIEVCRRIRGFSECYVLMLTARGDEEDKLAGLAAGADDYITKPFSVRELVARVAAVLRRPRTTVAPVEPAREFGELTVDLAAHEARVGGEAVALTRTEFELLAALTARPHEALTRRRLIDTVWGPSWVGDERIVDVHIGHLRRKLGEDQAAFVDTVRGVGYRMVAR, from the coding sequence ATGAATCCTGGCACTGACGCGGCGGCCGGGCGGGTGCTGGTGGTGGATGACGAGAAGCCGCTGGCGCAGATGGTCGCCACCTACCTGGCCCGCGGCGGCTACGAGGTCGCCACCGTCCACACCGGCCCCGACGCCGTGGACGCCGCCCGCGACCGGAGCCCGGACGTGGTGGTGCTGGATCTGGGGCTGCCGGGGCTGGACGGCATCGAGGTGTGCCGCAGGATCCGGGGCTTCTCTGAGTGCTACGTGCTGATGCTCACCGCCCGCGGGGACGAGGAGGACAAGCTGGCCGGGCTGGCGGCCGGGGCCGACGACTACATCACGAAGCCCTTCAGCGTCCGCGAGCTCGTCGCCCGGGTGGCCGCGGTGCTGCGCCGGCCCCGCACCACGGTGGCCCCGGTCGAGCCCGCCCGGGAGTTCGGCGAGCTGACCGTCGACCTCGCGGCCCACGAGGCACGCGTGGGCGGGGAGGCGGTGGCGCTGACCCGCACCGAGTTCGAGCTGCTGGCCGCCCTGACGGCCCGGCCGCACGAGGCGCTGACCCGCCGCCGGCTCATCGACACCGTGTGGGGGCCCTCATGGGTGGGTGACGAGCGGATCGTGGACGTGCACATCGGGCACCTGCGCCGGAAGCTCGGGGAGGACCAGGCCGCCTTCGTCGACACCGTGCGCGGGGTCGGCTACCGGATGGTGGCGCGATGA
- a CDS encoding sensor histidine kinase, which yields MTRRRRPRGLASRFFLAQAIVVAAGILAAVAVASLAGPAIFHEHLIMAGHAENSPELLHVERAYRDAGLIVLGVALGTAVICAAAVTWLFTRRLRRPLAALTEAARGVSRGRYDTRVPALGAGVEVDAVAASFNAMAERLERTEELRRRMLSDLAHEMRTPISVLTVYCEALQDGVAQWDEATGELVTDQLGRLTRLVEDIHDVSRAEEGRIDLDRASQPAGDLVRSAAEAHREAYAAKGVRLVLDVDDDAGVVDVDRQRMGQVLGNLLTNALRHTPPGGQVALGVARRGSGQVAVTVADTGDGIAAEHLPRVFERFWRGDSARDRDHGGSGIGLTISRALVEAHGGTLTVTSPGPGAGTAFTVELPSRQRAGPAPAGISR from the coding sequence ATGACCCGGCGACGGCGCCCCCGCGGCCTGGCCTCCCGGTTCTTCCTGGCCCAGGCCATCGTGGTGGCCGCCGGCATCCTCGCCGCCGTGGCGGTCGCCTCCCTGGCCGGACCCGCGATCTTCCACGAGCACCTGATCATGGCCGGGCACGCCGAGAACTCCCCCGAGCTGCTCCACGTGGAGCGGGCCTACCGGGACGCCGGTCTCATCGTCCTGGGCGTGGCCCTGGGCACCGCCGTGATCTGCGCCGCGGCGGTGACCTGGCTGTTCACCCGCCGCCTCCGGCGGCCCCTCGCCGCGCTCACCGAGGCGGCGCGGGGCGTGTCCCGCGGCCGCTACGACACCCGGGTCCCGGCCCTCGGCGCCGGCGTCGAGGTGGACGCGGTGGCGGCCTCGTTCAACGCCATGGCCGAGCGGCTGGAGCGCACCGAGGAGCTCCGGCGGCGGATGCTCTCGGACCTGGCCCACGAGATGCGCACCCCGATCTCGGTCCTCACGGTCTACTGCGAGGCGCTGCAGGACGGGGTGGCGCAGTGGGACGAGGCCACCGGCGAGCTCGTGACCGACCAGCTCGGACGCCTCACCCGGCTGGTCGAGGACATCCACGACGTCTCCCGGGCCGAGGAGGGCCGGATCGACCTGGACCGCGCCTCGCAGCCGGCCGGCGACCTGGTCCGTTCCGCCGCGGAGGCCCACCGGGAGGCGTACGCCGCCAAGGGCGTGCGGCTCGTCCTGGACGTCGACGACGACGCCGGGGTGGTGGACGTGGACCGGCAGCGGATGGGGCAGGTGCTGGGCAACCTGCTCACCAACGCCCTGCGCCACACGCCGCCCGGCGGGCAGGTCGCCCTCGGCGTCGCCCGGCGGGGTTCGGGGCAGGTGGCCGTCACCGTCGCCGACACCGGCGACGGCATCGCCGCCGAGCACCTGCCCCGGGTGTTCGAGCGCTTCTGGCGCGGGGACAGCGCCCGGGACCGCGACCACGGCGGCTCCGGGATCGGCCTGACCATCTCCCGGGCCCTGGTCGAGGCCCACGGCGGGACGCTGACCGTCACGTCCCCCGGGCCCGGCGCCGGGACGGCCTTCACCGTGGAGCTGCCCTCCCGTCAGCGGGCGGGGCCGGCGCCGGCCGGGATCAGCCGATGA
- a CDS encoding HNH endonuclease family protein — translation MLFRARPSGDGSPTVGGPLRTAAASVVVAGLVLVGGAMPVEAATTYSASLRTAVKSLPVAGENNVGYDRARQFGDWNDANRDCQNTRAEVLQNESRASISFTTSKRCTVKGGRWITTWDGRVHTSATTVQIDHTVPVHEAWGSGARYWTKAKRVAFYNDLGDHRTLSAQTSALNSAKQARGPEAWMPPRNRCGYVGEWVAVKIRWGLKVDSTEKAALTRIAASCPNVTLTVRKA, via the coding sequence ATGCTCTTCCGTGCCCGCCCTTCCGGCGACGGCTCGCCCACTGTCGGCGGCCCGCTCCGGACTGCCGCGGCATCGGTGGTCGTGGCCGGTCTGGTCCTCGTCGGTGGTGCTATGCCCGTCGAGGCGGCGACGACCTACAGCGCCTCGTTGCGCACCGCAGTGAAGTCCCTGCCCGTGGCCGGGGAGAACAACGTCGGCTATGACCGGGCCAGGCAGTTCGGCGACTGGAACGACGCCAACCGCGACTGCCAGAACACCCGCGCCGAGGTGCTGCAGAACGAGTCCAGGGCGAGCATCAGCTTCACCACCAGCAAGCGTTGCACCGTCAAGGGCGGGCGCTGGATCACCACCTGGGACGGGAGGGTGCACACCTCGGCCACCACGGTGCAGATCGACCACACGGTGCCCGTCCACGAGGCCTGGGGCTCCGGGGCGCGGTACTGGACGAAGGCCAAGCGCGTGGCGTTCTACAACGACCTCGGCGACCACCGCACGCTCAGCGCCCAGACCTCCGCGCTGAACTCGGCCAAGCAGGCCCGGGGCCCCGAGGCCTGGATGCCGCCGCGGAACCGCTGCGGCTACGTCGGGGAGTGGGTGGCGGTGAAGATCCGCTGGGGTCTCAAGGTCGACAGCACGGAGAAGGCCGCCCTGACCCGGATCGCCGCCTCCTGCCCCAACGTCACCCTCACCGTCAGGAAGGCCTGA